In a genomic window of Salmo trutta chromosome 32, fSalTru1.1, whole genome shotgun sequence:
- the LOC115171891 gene encoding mannose-binding protein isoform X2, with the protein MALSRRLTLGLCVLSLLVLPGQMEKCECQGPSGAPGARGHPGLPGAAGYPGRVGRDGVRGLPGPAGATDLDLDPLQESLVKLELAINYDFTRRVDKKYFVSHKRPGSFDDAVQFCTKRGLVLALPKNEEENTALTQVFEGALKNAWLNVDTSKEGKFQVDLKGHSLTFSKWGDGEPKVPNGDKGCTMLTESGAWQVTYDCSFNAYIVCEI; encoded by the exons ATGGCTCTGAGCAGACGCCTGACTTTGGGGCTCTGTGTTCTCTCCCTGCTGGTTCTGCCAGGCCAGATGGAGAAGTGTGAATGCCAGGGTCCTAGTGGCGCTCCTGGAG CCAGAG gacatcctggacttcctggagCTGCTGGATACCCTGGTAGAGTTGGACGTGATGGAGTCCGTGGTCTACCTGGACCTGCAGGAGCTACTG ACTTAGACCTGGATCCCCTGCAAGAAAGCTTGGTCAAACTGGAGTTGG CCATAAACTATGATTTCACCAGAAGAGTTGACAAGAAGTACTTTGTGTCACACAAGAGACCGGGTTCTTTTGACGACGCTGTTCAGTTCTGTACCAAGAGGGGCTTGGTGTTGGCTTTGCCGAAGAACGAGGAGGAAAACACTGCTCTCACGCAGGTCTTTGAAGGGGCTTTGAAGAATGCATGGCTCAATGTTGACACCAGTAAAGAGGGGAAGTTTCAGGTAGATTTGAAAGGCCATTCCCTCACCTTTTCCAAATGGGGAGATGGGGAACCAAAAGTGCCTAATGGGGATAAGGGCTGTACAATGTTGACAGAGTCAGGTGCATGGCAGGTGACATACGATTGCTCCTTCAATGCCTATATCGTGTGTGAGATATAG
- the LOC115171891 gene encoding pulmonary surfactant-associated protein D isoform X1, producing MALSRRLTLGLCVLSLLVLPGQMEKCECQGPSGAPGGVPGQPGARGHPGLPGAAGYPGRVGRDGVRGLPGPAGATDLDLDPLQESLVKLELAINYDFTRRVDKKYFVSHKRPGSFDDAVQFCTKRGLVLALPKNEEENTALTQVFEGALKNAWLNVDTSKEGKFQVDLKGHSLTFSKWGDGEPKVPNGDKGCTMLTESGAWQVTYDCSFNAYIVCEI from the exons ATGGCTCTGAGCAGACGCCTGACTTTGGGGCTCTGTGTTCTCTCCCTGCTGGTTCTGCCAGGCCAGATGGAGAAGTGTGAATGCCAGGGTCCTAGTGGCGCTCCTGGAG GTGTACCTGGTCAACCTGGAGCCAGAG gacatcctggacttcctggagCTGCTGGATACCCTGGTAGAGTTGGACGTGATGGAGTCCGTGGTCTACCTGGACCTGCAGGAGCTACTG ACTTAGACCTGGATCCCCTGCAAGAAAGCTTGGTCAAACTGGAGTTGG CCATAAACTATGATTTCACCAGAAGAGTTGACAAGAAGTACTTTGTGTCACACAAGAGACCGGGTTCTTTTGACGACGCTGTTCAGTTCTGTACCAAGAGGGGCTTGGTGTTGGCTTTGCCGAAGAACGAGGAGGAAAACACTGCTCTCACGCAGGTCTTTGAAGGGGCTTTGAAGAATGCATGGCTCAATGTTGACACCAGTAAAGAGGGGAAGTTTCAGGTAGATTTGAAAGGCCATTCCCTCACCTTTTCCAAATGGGGAGATGGGGAACCAAAAGTGCCTAATGGGGATAAGGGCTGTACAATGTTGACAGAGTCAGGTGCATGGCAGGTGACATACGATTGCTCCTTCAATGCCTATATCGTGTGTGAGATATAG